A genomic stretch from Anoplolepis gracilipes chromosome 16, ASM4749672v1, whole genome shotgun sequence includes:
- the LOC140674535 gene encoding uncharacterized protein: MENVQQKERDLLERSHQVTTLGEYFGWLQHCEEFIEELEERSRVKRPRLSIGNRQSLVTRIARLEGAKTRLQRQFIPSGGDYSSENNSEKLIWREIDTAFESRILTGAVINYNHIEPRQFLEDASDIVLEHVRDVMQKHNSVKVNTVFNGEFVAGDKHANKSINTRKCELLHTSDLREWYERRVVEPILASLEEFQERDSGWALSRKLNLTVNINKYNPMRAGCYVQLSRKIIMKRAVVNVQSKDNACFAWAVVAALYPAERCTHRQSSYPHYTTVLNLQDIEFPVTLNQIKKFEIYNDISINVYSFENENIVPIHLTEQKRDKHINLLYVQDAQDIGHFAWIKNLSRLVSMQLSKHKTKKYICDRYVYLIKLSKNI, encoded by the coding sequence atggaaaacgtgcagcagaaagaacgcgacttgttggagcgttcccaccaagtcaccacattgggtgaatattttggatggctgcagcattgcgaggagtttatcgaagagcttgaagaacgcagccgtgtcaagcgtccgcgactctcaatcggaaatagacaatctttggtgacaagaattgcgcgactcgagggtgcaaaaactcgattgcAGAGACAGTTTATACCCAGTGGTGGTGATTATAGTAGTGAAAATAACTCGGAGAAACTCATATGGCGAGAGATTGATACGGCGTTTGAGAGCCGCATCTTGActggtgcggttataaattataatcacatcgaacctcgtcaatttttggaagatgcgagtgacattgtgctcgagcacgtgcgagacgttatgcaaaaacataacagtgtgaaagtgaatacagtgtttaacggcgagtttgtggcgggcgataagcatgccaataaatcaatcaatacgagaaagtgtgaactcttacatacatctgatttacgcgagtggtatgagcggcgagtcgtcgagccaatccttgcatcgctcgaagaatttcaggaacgcgatagcggatgggcattatcgcgtaaactaaatttgactgtaaatataaataaatataatcctatgcgcgccggatgttacgtgcaattatcgcgaaagataataatgaaacgagcagtggttaacgtgcaatctaaagacaatgcatgttttgcgtgggcggtagtggctgctctgtatccagctgaaagatgcacacaccgacaatcatcgtacccgcattatacaacagtactaaatctccaagatattgagtttccagtcactcttaatcaaattaaaaaatttgaaatttataatgacatttcaatcaacgtgtacagttttgaaaacgaaaacattgtccctattcaccttacggagcaaaagagagacaagcacatcaacttgctctacgtgcaagatgcgcaagatatcggacattttgcatggatcaagaatctatctagacttgttagtatgcaactcagcaaacacaagactaaaaaatatatctgcgatcggtatgtatatttaataaaactgtctaaaaatatttaa